The genomic DNA GATATAATGAAAATAAATTTTTAAATTTTTAGAAAGGAAGATTTCATGACAACGGATGAAAGAAGAAGAGAAATTATCTCCATTTTAAAAAAGAATACAGATCCTATTACAGGAACAGAGTTTGCAAAAAAATTTGGTGTCAGTAGACAAGTCATTGTACAAGACATTGCAGTGATTCGGGCAGAAGGATATAATATTTTGGCCACTTCTAATGGATATTTAATTCCTACTATTGATGAAAAGAAAAGAAATATTCAAACTATTGTATGTTCTCATGAAAGATATGATCAAATTGAAGAAGAGTTAACCATTATGGTAGATATGGGTGCAAAGGTACTAGATGTGATTGTAGATCATCCTGTTTATGGAGAAATTAGAAGTTCTTTAATGATAGGGTCAAGAATGGATATAGAAGACTTTATGGAGAAAGTGAAAAAAAGTAGTGCACAACCGTTATCTTCTTTAACAGGTGGAGAACACATTCATACCATAGAAGTCCCTAATAATCGAGCTTATGAAAGAATAATAAAAAAATTAAGAGAAAAAGGATATTTTTTAAGCGAGTAATTTTGAATATAACAAATTTATCTTATTGTAAAAATACAAAAAATTTGTTATATTTTTTGTATGACAGGTGACAAGACACATGTAAAAACATAACGAAGGGATTGGAAAAAAATGACTCAAAAAGAAATGATAGAAGAAATTCAAAAGCTAAAAGAGAAAAAAAATGCAGTCATCTTAGCCCATAATTATCAAATTCCAGAAATTCAAGATATAGCAGATATAGTAGGCGATTCTTTGAAATTAAGTGAAGAAGCAGCAAAAACAAATGCAGATTGTATTGTATTTTGTGGAGTACATTTTATGGCAGAAAGTGCAAAGATATTATCTCCTAATAAAAAAGTATTACTTCCTGTAGAGGATGCAACTTGTCCTATGGCAGATATGGTTAATAAAGATGATTTAGTTAATTTTAAAAAAGAAAATCCTCATATTCCTATTGTCTGCTATGTGAATTCATCAGCAGAGGTAAAAGCAGAAAGTCATGTATGTTGTACTTCATCTAATGCATTAAGAGTGGTAGAGGGGTTAAAGGAAGATACTGTATTATTTGTCCCAGATGTGAATTTAGGAAGCTATATTAAAAGTAAATTGACTCAAAAGAATATAATCCTATGGACAGGTTATTGTATTACCCATCATAGAGTCAAAGGATCAGAAGTAGAAAAAGTAAAAA from Inediibacterium massiliense includes the following:
- the nadA gene encoding quinolinate synthase NadA, translated to MTQKEMIEEIQKLKEKKNAVILAHNYQIPEIQDIADIVGDSLKLSEEAAKTNADCIVFCGVHFMAESAKILSPNKKVLLPVEDATCPMADMVNKDDLVNFKKENPHIPIVCYVNSSAEVKAESHVCCTSSNALRVVEGLKEDTVLFVPDVNLGSYIKSKLTQKNIILWTGYCITHHRVKGSEVEKVKTKYPHTKLLVHPECNEDVVKKADFVGSTSEIIQYASTCEDEEFIIGTEMGVLHSLQNKNPNKKFYLLSQHLTCLNMKKTTLEDVYKALYYEKNEVKVEEEIRKKALQSLNKMLELGR
- a CDS encoding transcription repressor NadR produces the protein MTTDERRREIISILKKNTDPITGTEFAKKFGVSRQVIVQDIAVIRAEGYNILATSNGYLIPTIDEKKRNIQTIVCSHERYDQIEEELTIMVDMGAKVLDVIVDHPVYGEIRSSLMIGSRMDIEDFMEKVKKSSAQPLSSLTGGEHIHTIEVPNNRAYERIIKKLREKGYFLSE